From a single Strix uralensis isolate ZFMK-TIS-50842 chromosome 25, bStrUra1, whole genome shotgun sequence genomic region:
- the LOC141954500 gene encoding uncharacterized protein LOC141954500: MASKACGEQKRKNCFAYLREKEDLLLPTADTWTSGAKILHMPLEELKSASLPGKKGRPPFPEAGTLPQNSVTASKMKIAFQAMEQAARQSVRKRKKREFQRWTLPVDPTSPKSQHTHTAVRKFTKLGRFWIRSRLSCQPWDYWRNWVSKASKLRQQQAKQDCRSQPVGLVLPLGSQSDRISPRRQEKCGDVTFNRLQGGRLVSRRPQESSTAAAAPAGQNTARWRRQPRDPPRYPPGPGVRCRRPEGRPAPLPACPRAGNPPSRPGGLRPAAPPPRAARSDLPPPRLPPAPAAGGSGCHGNGSRGVGPAATPPPPPPAREEPQDTPGSGRCRARRGLEAAAAPAPARTGANMASADKEFSEDGNFSPKGGTSKLPADASPDSRCPICLDRCDNVAYLDRCLHRFCFSCVQEWSDSKAECPLCKRPFLSIFHTIRADDAVEEYIPSPSENSSALAGERRAGSSPSPRTLSPDNGVLFDGLSDQPVRERVGEIQLMLRTLAWMRQASAEGTSLPRIPEEDMISFRRALYRSAGWIRSIQGGGRYRDVSAEFFRRNPACLHRLAPWLKRELTVQLGARGSLANVVQRVIVSNVTRYDLDSQAFADELKPLLLNRTERFLHEFIAFARCPFNLEAYDLHANYDCPAPSYAEGNHSDLPILTSPDMAYGLHRETRIDWIGGQRQRDGLQQGQVPGPALGPQQPPAWLQARGAVAGAVWKRRIWGF, translated from the exons ATGGCATCGAAGGCCTGTGGggagcaaaaaaggaaaaattgctttgcttaccTGCGAGAAAAAGAAGATCTTTTGCTTCCAACAGCAGACACGTGGACTTCAGGGgctaaaatactgcacatgcctCTTGAAGAGCTGAAATCGGCTTcactccctggaaagaagggaaga cCTCCTTTTCCAGAGGCAGGAACACTTCCCCAAAATTCAGTGACTGCCTCAAAAATGAAGATAGCCTTTCAGGCAATGGAGCAAGCAGCGAGACAaagtgtaagaaaaagaaaaaaaag GGAGTTCCAGAGATGGACTCTCCCGGTGGATCCCACCTCGCCTAAGAGCCAACACACGCACACGGCAGTGAGGAAGTTCACCAAGTTGGGACGGTTCTGGATCAGATCCCGTCTATCGTGCCAGCCGTGGGA CTACTGGAGGAACTGGGTGAGTAAAGCGAGCAAGTTGCGGCAGCAGCAGGCGAAGCAGGACTGCAGGTCACAGCCCGTGGGCctggtgctgcctctggggaGCCAAAGCGATCGCATCTCCCCCAGACGCCAGGAGAAGTGCGGGGATGTCACGTTTAACCGACTCCAAGGGGGGCGGCTGGTGAGCAGGAGGCCCCAGGAAAGCAGCACCGCGGCGGCAGCACCGGCGGGACAGAACACGGCGCGctggcggcggcagccccgggaccccccccggtACCCGCCAGGTCCCGGTGTCCGCTGCCGCCGCCCAGAGGgacgcccggccccgctccccgcctgcCCGCGGGCGGGAAACCCGCCCTCCAGGCCGGGCGGCCTcaggcccgccgcccccccgccccgggcggcgcGCTCGGACCTGCCCCCGCCGcggctcccgccggccccg GCAGCGGGGGGCAGCGGCTGCCATGGCAACGGCTCCCGCGGCGTCGGTCCCGCGgcaacgccgccgccgccgccgcccgctcgggAGGAGCCGCAGGACACTCCCGGCTCCGGACGCTGCCGGGCGCGCCGCGGGCTggaggcggccgcggccccggccccggcccggacGGGAGCG AACATGGCTTCAGCAGATAAGGAGTTTTCAGAAGATGGCAATTTTTCGCCAAAAGGTGGCACCAGCAAGCTGCCAGCAGATGCATCTCCTGACTCGAGATGCCCCATCTGCTTGGACAGATGTGACAATGTCGCCTATCTAGATCGCTGCTTGCACAGGTTCTGTTTCAGCTGTGTGCAGGAGTGGTCAGACAGCAAAGCAGAATGCCCCCTCTGCAAGCGaccctttctttccattttccatacGATTCGTGCTGACGATGCCGTTGAAGAGTATATACCCAGCCCGtcagaaaacagctctgccttAGCGGGGGAACGCCGCGCTGGCAGTTCACCTTCCCCAAGGACGCTGTCACCAGATAACGGGGTACTGTTTGACGGGCTGTCTGACCAACCCGTGCGGGAGAGGGTCGGAGAGATCCAGCTTATGCTAAGGACTCTGGCCTGGATGAGGCAGGCGAGCGCAGAGGGCACCTCTCTGCCGCGGATTCCGGAGGAGGACATGATCAGCTTCCGCAGAGCTCTGTACCGCAGCGCTGGGTGGATTCGTAGCATTCAGGGCGGTGGCCGCTATCGAGACGTTTCAGCAGAGTTTTTCCGCCGCAACCCTGCTTGCCTTCACAGGTTGGCTCCTTGGTTGAAGCGAGAACTTACAGTCCAGCTCGGTGCCCGAGGATCGTTGGCAAACGTTGTGCAGCGCGTTATCGTGAGTAACGTGACCAGGTATGATCTGGACAGTCAGGCCTTTGCTGACGAGCTAAAGCCATTGTTGCTGAATCGCACTGAACGCTTCTTACATGAATTCATCGCGTTTGCCCGGTGTCCTTTTAACTTAGAAGCATACGATCTACACGCCAATTATGACTGTCCTGCACCATCATACGCTGAAGGAAACCACTCAGACTTACCAATTCTTACATCCCCAGATATGGCGTATGGGCTCCACAGAGAGACTcggatagattggatcggtggccaacgtcaacgggatgggcttcaacaagggcaagtgccaggtcctgcacttgggccacaacaaccccctgcatggctccAGGCTCggggagctgtggctggagctgtctggaagagaaggatctgggggttctaa